The genomic DNA GTCGGGGGCATTGCGCCGCACGACCTGGAGAGCCTCATGGACGAGGACTGCGATGTGCACCAGGAGGAGGCGATGCTGCCGTCGTCCACGCTGACCAAGGTGGGCGACTCGTTGCCCGGCCTCGGCATCGTCGCCGCCGTGCTCGGCGTCGTGATCACGATGGCGTCGATTGACGGCCCGCCGGCCGAGATCGGCGAGAAGGTCGGCGCGGCGCTGGTCGGCACCTTCCTCGGCATCCTTCTCTGCTACGGATTCGTCGGTCCGCTTGGGAGCAAACTCGAGCATGTCGTGACCGAGGAAGGTCACTACCTGAAGTGCATGAAGACCGGCATTCTCGCGGTCTACAAGGGCTTCCCGCCGGCGATCGCGGTCGAGTTCGCCCGCCGGGTGATTCCAGGTGACTCCCGGCCGACGTTCGACGAGACCGAGCAGGCCTGCAAGGCGCGTCCTGAGAAGGAGGCGGCCGCCGCGGCCTGACGCGCATGAAGAACCAGCCCGTTATCATCATCAAGAAGAAGAGCCATGGACACGGCGGCCACCACGGCGGTGCATGGAAGGTGGCGTACGCCGACTTCGTCACAGCCATGATGGCCTTTTTCATCGTGATGTGGGTACTCGGGCAGAGCACGCAGGTCAAGTCCGCCATCGCCGGCTATTTCCGCAATCCGGGGCTCTTCGACTACGAGAAATCGAGCAGCATGGTGCCGGGCGGCGAGAAGGGCATCCTGCCCGACCCGAAGGGGGGCAATGGAGACGTCGCGAAGGAGGCCGCGTTCTCGGACGCGGAGAAGCTCGAGCAGGCGGCCGCCCGGATCCGTCAGGCGCTCGGCGTTCTGCCGGAACTGAACGCCGTGAAGGACCAGATTGAGATCAACATGACGGCTGAAGGACTCCGGATCGAACTGCTCGAGTCGCCGCAGGGCGGGTTCTTCGATTCGGGCAGTTCGAAGATGAACAGCGCCGGTGAGAAAGTGCTGGTGGCCATCGGGCGCGAACTCTCGAAGGTACAGAACGGCGTCGTCTTCGAGGGGCACACCGACAGCCGGCCCTATCAGAGCGGCGAGGGATACTCGAACTGGGAGCTCTCGGCCGACCGCGCCAACACGGCTCGGCGGGTGATGGAGAAGAACGGGCTGCATGCGGGGCAGGTGAGGGGAGTCCGAGGGTGCGCCGACACCCAGCTTCGCACACCGGACGATCCGTTCAACGCCAAGAACCGCCGGGTCTCGATCATCGTGCAGCACACGGCGGCAGCGAAGCCATGACCGATATCTGGATGACCATCGTGCTCGCCCATCCGGTTGCGACCGCTTCGGCCATCCTGGCCCTGGTGTCCGCGGCCTGGGGACTGCATCTCTGGCGCCTGCGCCTCCGGGAGCGAGACCTGCTGCTTCTCGTGGACCAACGAACGCGCCAATGGCAAGATGAGGCGAGCGCGCATACGCGGCTCAGGGAACGGATCGTGGCCACCGTCCTGGCGTTTCCCCTCCACGCCGCATCGCCGGTCAGTTCGGCAGGCGGCGAGCGAGCGTGCGAGACTGGGTCGGCTCGGGTTCTCGTGGTCGACGACCGCGCGGAGGAGCGGGTGGTGCTGGCCTCCCTCTTCGACGGCCTTGGGGTGACGGCTGCATTCGCCGATTCCGAGTGGGCGGCGTCGGTGGCAAGGATGGAGGCGTGCGAGGCTGGAATGCCGTACGATCTAGTGCTCGTCGGGGCCGGAATGCCTGCCGCTGAGACCGACGGCATCTCGTTGCCCGAAGCGGTGGATAGCAGCGTCATCGAGCGGCTGCTCGCATGCTGCGTGCAGTCTGACCGGCGCCCGGCGGGCCTCGCTGCGGCCCCGTCGGGCGGTGGTGCAGACTGAACGGTGGAGGGAACGCCGTGACGGATACTGAGCAGGTAGTCGACGTGGCAGCCCTCATGGACAGGCTCGAGGGTGACCGTGAACTGCTGCAGGAGCTCGTGGCACTCTACCTGGAGGACGAACCGGGCCTCCTCGACCAGATCGCCCGGGCTGTCGACAGCAAGGATGCGGATGCGCTCCGCCGGAGCGCCCACACGCTGAAGGGGTCCGTCGGGAACTTCTGCGCGCCCGGTGCCCACGCTGCTGCGCTGGCGCTCGAGGACGCGGGTCGCAGCGGCGAACTGAAGGCGGCCTCGGTCCTCTTCGATCGGCTCCGGCAGGAACTGGTGAGCGTACGGGTCGCGCTGACCGGGCTCGTCGCCTGATTCCCGGTCTGCCGCTTGACGGGTTGCGGCGGATGTGGTTTCCTGCGAGCGTCCCTTCGAGAGGCGCATGACCACCGAACGTCCAACCGTCCTGATCGTCGAAGACGACTCCGTTTACGCGGCCTTTGCCCGGGCGTCATTGAAGAAGGGCGAAGATCCTCCGGGCAAGGTGCTGATCGCCGGCAGCCTGGCGGAAGGCCTGCGGTGCCTGACGCCGCCCTCCCGCGTCGATCTCATTCTGATCGATCTCGGCCTTCCCGATAGCGACGGCTTCGACAGTTTTGTCGCGGTGCGCGACCGCGCGCCGGAAACGGCCATCATCGTCCTCACTGGTCGCGACGACCGCGTGCTGGCGCGTCGTGCGGTGCAGGAGGGCGCACAGGACTACATCGTCAAGGGATCGGACGGAGAGAAGCAGCTGGCACGGTCTGCGGGCTATGCCATCGAGCGCAAGCGGGGCGAACGCACGCTGCGCCGGATCGCCCGGCAGCAGGCGGCCGTCGCCGGCCTCGGCCAGCTGGCACTCGCAAGCAGCGATACCTCGACGCTCCTCGAAGACGCCGTTGGTGTCGTCGCACGGACCCTCGTGACGGACGTTGCCGAGATCTACGAAACGCCGGGCGGGACGAACCCGCTCATCCTTCGTGCGGCGGCCGGTCGGGATCCGTCGTTGGTCGATCAGGCTTCTGTGGCCTGCGACGCCACGACGTGCGTCGGCACAGCCTTGATCGAGAACCACCCCATGGTCTTCGCGACGTTGGACGAAGCCTCGCGATTCGTCTGGCCCGACTGGCAAGACCCTGTGATGGCCTCTGGTGCCGCAGTGGTGATTCACGGTGGAGACCGGTCATTCGGCGTGCTGGCGGTGGGCTGCCGCGAGCCACGAGACTACAGCAGTGAAGATGTCCAGTTCCTCGAACTCGTCGCCCATGTGGTCGGGGCGGCCATCAGCCGCGAACAGGTCGAGGAGGTGTTCCGCGTCAGCGAGGCCGGCTACAGGCATATCCTCGATACCGCGTCGGAGGGTATCTGTGCGCTGAATGCCGAGGGCAGGGTCACGTACGTAAATCGCCGCGCGGTGGAGATGCTCGGCTACGACAGCATCGAGTCGGTCATCACCCACCCAGTTCTGGAATTCATGTTCGAGCAGGACCAGGAGCACGCCCTTCGCGTGCTCGACGGCTGGAAGGGGGGCGTTCAGAACCAGTTCGATTTTCGCCTCCGGTGCCAGAACGGTTCCGAACTGTGGGTGCTGGCGTCGACTAGTCCCATCCTGGACCAGACGGGACAGTTCGGGGGCGCCCTCGTGATGTTCACCGACGTCACGGCCCGCCGGAAGGCAGAGCGGGCCCTGCGCGAGAGCGAGGCGCGATACCGGCGCATCGTCGAAACGGCGAACGAGGGCATCTGGGTGACCGACGCAGCGTGGCGGACCGAATACGTCAACCGCGTCATGGCCGACATCATGGGATACCCGGCCGGGGAGATGGTCGGCCGCAGCCTGCTGGATTTTGCGTTCGATGACGATCGCGAGCTGGTCCGGCAGGGCATCGGCCCCGAGCGCGAAGGACCACGAGAGCCGGTGGAGATGAGGCTGCGTCGGAAGGGCGGCGCCGAAATCTGGGTCCTCGCGTCGACGACGACCATTCTCAGCGAGCAGGGTGTCGTGGAAGGCCTGCTGGTGATGTGCAGCGACATGACGGCCAGGCGTCGCGCCGCGGCCGAGCGGGCGCGATTGCACTCGGCCGTTGCACAGGCAGCCGAGGCCATCATGATGACCAAGCGGGACGGGACGATCGTCTACGTGAATCCCGCCTGGCAGCGCATGACCGGCTATTCGTCGGGCGAGGCGCTCGGCCGTACTCCACGCCTGCTGCGCGCCGACGTCCAGGATTCGAGGGTCTTCAAGGATCTGTGGGAGACCATCCTCGATGGGCGCGTCTGGCGTGGCGAGTTGACGAATCGCAGCCAGGGCGGCGCGCTGTTCAGCTGGGAAGAGACGATCACGCCGGTCCGCGACGAATCGGGGCGGATCACCGAGTTCATCTCCTTCGGCCAGGACACCAGCGGGAGGCGGGATCTCGAGGCCAGGCTGCGGCAGTCCCAGAAGATGGAAGCCGTCGGGCGATTGGCTGGCGGTGTCGCCCATGACTTCAACAATCTCCTCACGGTCATCACGGGGTACAGCGAGCGCCTGCTGATGGGGTTGCCCGCCGATGACCCGCTGCGGAAGGGTGCCGAGGCCATCAAGCGGTCGGCAGACCGGGCGGCGGCCCTCACACAGCAACTGCTGGCGTTCAGTCGCCGGCAGATCCTGGCGCCCAAGGTGATCGACCTGAACTCGGTCGTCGGCAACATGAACAAGATGTTGCAGCGGTTGATCGGCGAAGACGTCGAGCTGGTGTTTCACTCGGCGACGGAGCTCTGGCGCACCAAGGCCGATCCCAACCAACTCGAACAGGTGATCATGAACCTCGCGGTGAACAGCCGCGACGCCATGCCGCAAGGTGGCATCCTGACGATCGAGACGTCGAACATCGAGCTCGACACCTCGTTCGCGGGCCGGCATCTGGGTTTGCAGCCAGGACGCTACGTGATGCTGGCCGTGACCGATACCGGGAGCGGAATGGACGATGAGACGCAGTCGCACCTGTTCGAGCCGTTCTTCACGACGAAGGAGCAGGGAAAGGGTACCGGTCTGGGGCTGTCCACGACCTACGGCATCGTCAAGCAGAGCGGCGGCTACATCTGGGTCGAGAGTGAGGTCGGGCGCGGCACGACCGTCCGCATCTACCTGCCACGAATCGAAGAGACGGCCGATTTGACGCCCGCCGCGATCGAGATGCGGTCGGCGCCCCACGGGTCGGAGACGATCCTGCTGGTGGAAGACGAGGACGCGGTCCGCCACCTGCTGCGCGACATTCTCAGACGCTATGGCTATACCGTGCTGGAGGCCCAGAACGGACCTCGCGCCATCGAGATCTGCCAACAGCACGAAGGTCAGATCGACCTGGTCATCACAGACATGGTGATGCCCCAGATGAGCGGGTGGGAAGTGGCAGACGCCGCGTCCAACCTCCGGCCCAAAGCGAAGTTGATCTATATGTCGGGGTATATCGAGCACATGGTCGTCGAGCAGCGCGTGCTCGAATCAGGTGTGGCATTTCTGGGCAAGCCGTTCACCCCAGACACGCTGGGGCGGAAAGTGCGCGAAGTCCTCGACGGCGAGCAGGCTGACTAGCCACCAACCCCTTTCTTCTCAGCAGTTATCACCATTCTAGCTGGGCGGCGGATAGCCTTCCTCGCCGGCCGCCGCCTCGTCCCGAAACGGGGCAGGCGTGTGCGGAGAAGACCGCGCCGCACACAGTCGATTCAAGAACCTCCTCAGACTGACGATTTCATGGCTGCTTGGTTTCCGAGCCCGAGGACCGCCTCTGGCTGTCGGAATTCCGGCCAGGGGTCTCAGAAAGACGACCGGGTGACAGCGCCGCGCGGGGCGGGATCGGTCGAGTTACTGAGGAATTCGGTGGATCGCCCCGGCCGGACGCCTTTGCGGAGTGGTGCGGCTTTTGAGTATCACCCATTGGCCGCTTCTGATTTTCGGGTGAGGGGGACACGATGGACGACAACGAGGTTCTCGATCTCATCAAAGAATTCCTCATTGAGAGCAATGAGAACCTGGCACGGCTCGAGCAGGAGATGTTGGCGCTCGAACAGCGCCCGAACGACCTTGCGCTGCTCGGCAGCGTCTTCCGTACCATCCACACCATCAAGGGGACGTGCGGCTTTCTCGGCTTCGACCGGCTCGAGGGCGTCACGCACGTTGCCGAGAACATCCTGAACCAGTTGCGCAGCGGTGAGCGGGCGCTCACGCCGTCCCTCGTCTCGCTCATTCTCGAAGCAGTCGATGCCGTCAAGACCATCCTGGCGAACATCGAGGCTACGCAGAAGGAGGGCGCTGACCAGTGGGGCGACCTCCGGGCGCGCTTGCAGCAGGCGTGCGACGTGCCGGCGGCCCCGGCTCCCGAGCCTGCGATCCCGGCTCCCGGGACTGCTGCGGCCCCGAATGCCGCACCAGCGATCTCCGCAACCCCGACTCCGGTGACGACGCCAGTGGCGACGCCGGCCGCGGCCGCCAAGCCCGTGCCTGCGGCGGCTCCGTCGGAGCCGGCCCAGGCTGCCACGCCAGAAGTCGAGGTGGCGGCGGCGCAGCGAGGAACGTCCGTGGTCGACTCCACGATCCGCGTGGACGTCGGGCTGCTCGACAAGCTGATGAACCTGGTCGGCGAGCTCGTGCTGGCCCGGAACCAGATCCTCCAGGTGAATTCGCGCCGCGAGGAAGCCGCCCTGAACGCCACCTCCCAGCGCTTGAATCTCATAACCACCCAGCTGCAGGAGGGCGTCATGAAGACGCGCATGCAGCCGATCGGCGTGGTGTGGAACAAGCTGCCGCGAGTCGTTCGCGACATGGCGTCCAGCCTCCAGAAGCAGATCCGCGTCGAGATGGACGGCGCCGAGACCGAACTCGACAAGAGCATCATCGAGGCCATCAAGGATCCGCTCACGCACATCGTCCGCAACTGCTGCGATCACGGGATCGAGAAGCCCGAGCGTCGCGTGCCGGCCGGGAAGAACCCCGAGGGGCGGCTGCTGCTCCGGGCCTTCCACGAGGGCGGCCATGTCAACATCGAGATTTCCGACGACGGCGGCGGCATCGACCCGAAGAAGCTGAAGGACAAGGCCCTCCAGAAGGGGCTGGTCCGCCCGGAACAGGCCGAGCGGATGAGTGACAGAGAAGCAGTCAACCTCGTCTTCCTGCCCGGTCTCTCCACCGCCGAGAAGGTCACGAACATCTCGGGACGCGGCGTCGGCATGGATGTCGTCAAGACCAACATCGAGAAGATCGGCGGCGGCGTGGACGTCATCTCCCGCGTCGGCGCGGGGACGACCGTCAAGATCAAGATTCCGCTGACGCTGGCCATCATTCCCGGACTTGTAGTCAACAGTGGGTCCGAGCGCTTCGTGATTCCGCAGGTCAGCCTCCAGGAACTGGTTCGTCTGGAAGGCGCCTCCGGCAGGAAGCAGATTGAACTCATCCACGGAACACCGGTCTACCGCCGGCGCGGCACGCTGCTGCCGATTGCCTATCTCGACGCGATGCTCGGCCTCCGTACCGGGCCGCACGACGCCGAGATCGTGAACATCGTCGTCCTGCAGGCTGACGGGCGCGAATTCGGCCTCGTGGTCGATCGGATCAATGACACGCAGGAGATTGTCGTCAAGCCGCTCGGGAAGCAGTTGAAGGGGCTGAGCGCGTACGCCGGCGCCACCATCATGGGCGACGGTCGCGTGGCCCTGATTCTCGACGTGCACGGCCTGGCGGAGATGTCGGGCGTGCTGAATGCCGCGCAGGAGCGTGGGCACTCGGAGGCCGAGCGCCACGAGCACGCGGCGGCTGGACGGCAGAACTACCTGGTCTTCCGGTCCGGGTCGTTCGAGCGCCTGGCGGTACCGCTGTCGCTGGTCGCACGGCTCGAGGAATTCCCGCTGGCGCAGATCGAGCACGCGGGCGGTCGCCTCGTCATCCAGTACCGCGGCCAGATCCTCCACCTCGTCCAACTCTCGGCGCTGCTCGAGAACAGGCCCGTGGACGTGACGATCCTTCGGGATCCGGTGCAGGTCGTCGTCTTCAGCGACCGGGATCATGTCATCGGTCTCATCGTCGACCAGGTCGTCGACATCGTCGACGAGGCGATCACCGTCCGGCAGTCCACCGAACGTGAAGGACTCGCAGGCGTCGCCGTGGTCGGCAAGAAGGTGACCGACTTCCTCGACCTCGTCTCGGTGATCCGCTCGGTCGACGACGAGTGGTTCGGCGACGAGGCCCAGAAGGAAGGGGCCGCGCTGGTCATGGTCGTGGACGCCTCACCGTTCTCCCGGGCACTCACGAAGAACAGTCTGGAACTCGCCGGCCACACGGTCATCGAGGCGATCTCACCGGAGGAAGCGCTGGCACGGCTCGAGAAGGAACGGGTGAACGTCGTGGTGGCATCCGTCGAGTTGCCGCGCGCCGGCGCCGCGCACCTCGTCCGCCAGCTCCGGTCGAAGGAGGCGTTCGCCATGGTCCGCGCGCTGGCCGTGACGGCGCGAGCCGCAGATGTGAAACGGGAACGGGCTGACCTCGACTATGACGAGTACCTCCTGCGTTCGGATCGGGAGGGCCTCCTGCGAGCCATTCTGCGCGGCAACGTGCCGCCGGTGGAACCCGATCTCGCGATGGCGATCAAGAGGAGCTAGGTCATGACGGATATCGATCAGACACGCGCGGCCGGCGGCGTCGCCGAAGCCGGCGACCGGCAATTTGCCACGTTCTTCGTCGACAACCTGCTGTTCGGCGTCGAAGTGCTGCGCGTGCAGGAAGTCCTGCGTTACCAGGAAATGACCCCCGTGCCCCGGGCGCCCGAGCAGATCGAGGGCCTCATCAACCTGCGCGGACAGATCGTGACCGCGATCGACGTGCGGCGTCGGTTGGGTCTTGGCGCCCGGGAGTCGGGTCGCACGCCCATGAACATGGTCATCCGTGCGGAAGACGGGGCGGTGAGCCTGCTGGTGGACGAGATCGGCGACGTGCTCGACGTCGAGCAGTCGGATTTCGAGCCGGTGCCGGAGAACGTGGCGCCGAGCATCAGGGATCTGACGACGGGCGTGTACAAGATGAAGGAGCGGCTGCTCCTGGTCCTGGACACGAACAAGGCGATCGAAACCGGGTACCCCGCTGGCCGGCAGCGCGTGCAGTAGAACGGAGCGCGGCGTGGCATTCACCTTCT from Vicinamibacterales bacterium includes the following:
- a CDS encoding Hpt domain-containing protein; the protein is MTDTEQVVDVAALMDRLEGDRELLQELVALYLEDEPGLLDQIARAVDSKDADALRRSAHTLKGSVGNFCAPGAHAAALALEDAGRSGELKAASVLFDRLRQELVSVRVALTGLVA
- a CDS encoding PAS domain S-box protein gives rise to the protein MTTERPTVLIVEDDSVYAAFARASLKKGEDPPGKVLIAGSLAEGLRCLTPPSRVDLILIDLGLPDSDGFDSFVAVRDRAPETAIIVLTGRDDRVLARRAVQEGAQDYIVKGSDGEKQLARSAGYAIERKRGERTLRRIARQQAAVAGLGQLALASSDTSTLLEDAVGVVARTLVTDVAEIYETPGGTNPLILRAAAGRDPSLVDQASVACDATTCVGTALIENHPMVFATLDEASRFVWPDWQDPVMASGAAVVIHGGDRSFGVLAVGCREPRDYSSEDVQFLELVAHVVGAAISREQVEEVFRVSEAGYRHILDTASEGICALNAEGRVTYVNRRAVEMLGYDSIESVITHPVLEFMFEQDQEHALRVLDGWKGGVQNQFDFRLRCQNGSELWVLASTSPILDQTGQFGGALVMFTDVTARRKAERALRESEARYRRIVETANEGIWVTDAAWRTEYVNRVMADIMGYPAGEMVGRSLLDFAFDDDRELVRQGIGPEREGPREPVEMRLRRKGGAEIWVLASTTTILSEQGVVEGLLVMCSDMTARRRAAAERARLHSAVAQAAEAIMMTKRDGTIVYVNPAWQRMTGYSSGEALGRTPRLLRADVQDSRVFKDLWETILDGRVWRGELTNRSQGGALFSWEETITPVRDESGRITEFISFGQDTSGRRDLEARLRQSQKMEAVGRLAGGVAHDFNNLLTVITGYSERLLMGLPADDPLRKGAEAIKRSADRAAALTQQLLAFSRRQILAPKVIDLNSVVGNMNKMLQRLIGEDVELVFHSATELWRTKADPNQLEQVIMNLAVNSRDAMPQGGILTIETSNIELDTSFAGRHLGLQPGRYVMLAVTDTGSGMDDETQSHLFEPFFTTKEQGKGTGLGLSTTYGIVKQSGGYIWVESEVGRGTTVRIYLPRIEETADLTPAAIEMRSAPHGSETILLVEDEDAVRHLLRDILRRYGYTVLEAQNGPRAIEICQQHEGQIDLVITDMVMPQMSGWEVADAASNLRPKAKLIYMSGYIEHMVVEQRVLESGVAFLGKPFTPDTLGRKVREVLDGEQAD
- the motA gene encoding flagellar motor stator protein MotA is translated as MLMLIGAILVLASVVAGFVWEGGKVPALIQPAELLIIGGSAVGSVLISTPTKVLMGMLRQLKGAMGSGTSKAEYISLLSMLYQLFKVIQQAGVMALESHFEDPPNSPIMAKFPGFLARQDAVDFLADSVKVIIVGGIAPHDLESLMDEDCDVHQEEAMLPSSTLTKVGDSLPGLGIVAAVLGVVITMASIDGPPAEIGEKVGAALVGTFLGILLCYGFVGPLGSKLEHVVTEEGHYLKCMKTGILAVYKGFPPAIAVEFARRVIPGDSRPTFDETEQACKARPEKEAAAAA
- a CDS encoding chemotaxis protein CheW; this translates as MTDIDQTRAAGGVAEAGDRQFATFFVDNLLFGVEVLRVQEVLRYQEMTPVPRAPEQIEGLINLRGQIVTAIDVRRRLGLGARESGRTPMNMVIRAEDGAVSLLVDEIGDVLDVEQSDFEPVPENVAPSIRDLTTGVYKMKERLLLVLDTNKAIETGYPAGRQRVQ
- a CDS encoding flagellar motor protein MotB gives rise to the protein MKNQPVIIIKKKSHGHGGHHGGAWKVAYADFVTAMMAFFIVMWVLGQSTQVKSAIAGYFRNPGLFDYEKSSSMVPGGEKGILPDPKGGNGDVAKEAAFSDAEKLEQAAARIRQALGVLPELNAVKDQIEINMTAEGLRIELLESPQGGFFDSGSSKMNSAGEKVLVAIGRELSKVQNGVVFEGHTDSRPYQSGEGYSNWELSADRANTARRVMEKNGLHAGQVRGVRGCADTQLRTPDDPFNAKNRRVSIIVQHTAAAKP
- a CDS encoding response regulator — encoded protein: MTDIWMTIVLAHPVATASAILALVSAAWGLHLWRLRLRERDLLLLVDQRTRQWQDEASAHTRLRERIVATVLAFPLHAASPVSSAGGERACETGSARVLVVDDRAEERVVLASLFDGLGVTAAFADSEWAASVARMEACEAGMPYDLVLVGAGMPAAETDGISLPEAVDSSVIERLLACCVQSDRRPAGLAAAPSGGGAD
- a CDS encoding chemotaxis protein CheW gives rise to the protein MDDNEVLDLIKEFLIESNENLARLEQEMLALEQRPNDLALLGSVFRTIHTIKGTCGFLGFDRLEGVTHVAENILNQLRSGERALTPSLVSLILEAVDAVKTILANIEATQKEGADQWGDLRARLQQACDVPAAPAPEPAIPAPGTAAAPNAAPAISATPTPVTTPVATPAAAAKPVPAAAPSEPAQAATPEVEVAAAQRGTSVVDSTIRVDVGLLDKLMNLVGELVLARNQILQVNSRREEAALNATSQRLNLITTQLQEGVMKTRMQPIGVVWNKLPRVVRDMASSLQKQIRVEMDGAETELDKSIIEAIKDPLTHIVRNCCDHGIEKPERRVPAGKNPEGRLLLRAFHEGGHVNIEISDDGGGIDPKKLKDKALQKGLVRPEQAERMSDREAVNLVFLPGLSTAEKVTNISGRGVGMDVVKTNIEKIGGGVDVISRVGAGTTVKIKIPLTLAIIPGLVVNSGSERFVIPQVSLQELVRLEGASGRKQIELIHGTPVYRRRGTLLPIAYLDAMLGLRTGPHDAEIVNIVVLQADGREFGLVVDRINDTQEIVVKPLGKQLKGLSAYAGATIMGDGRVALILDVHGLAEMSGVLNAAQERGHSEAERHEHAAAGRQNYLVFRSGSFERLAVPLSLVARLEEFPLAQIEHAGGRLVIQYRGQILHLVQLSALLENRPVDVTILRDPVQVVVFSDRDHVIGLIVDQVVDIVDEAITVRQSTEREGLAGVAVVGKKVTDFLDLVSVIRSVDDEWFGDEAQKEGAALVMVVDASPFSRALTKNSLELAGHTVIEAISPEEALARLEKERVNVVVASVELPRAGAAHLVRQLRSKEAFAMVRALAVTARAADVKRERADLDYDEYLLRSDREGLLRAILRGNVPPVEPDLAMAIKRS